The Pempheris klunzingeri isolate RE-2024b chromosome 16, fPemKlu1.hap1, whole genome shotgun sequence genome includes the window AGAGATATTTAAAGCAGGGTattaatgaaaagatgaaatccTCTTTTGACACCGATGACAGCACTGACATTGATTTTTGGAAAGAGACCAGGCAACATCAGTCGGGTTTCACTTATCGGAGAAATAAGAAAGTCTGTGTAACTAATGGATATAATGCTGGTGAGAGGCCTTCCAGCTGCTCTGATGACACGGCGAACACTGAGCAGAAGAGTGATGACATCGTCAACGTTGACTTCTGCAAACAGACCAGGCAACGTCCTGCAGCTTTAAACCTTCTGAAAAGTGATGCGGGGATGAAAACATTTAGCTCCACTGAGTATCAGAAAAGGTCTGAAGACTGTCACACTCTGCAGACGCACAAGAAGTGTCCTAtaggagagaaaccatttagcTGCTTATTCTGTGGCAACGGATTTGCAACAGGAGGATATCTGACAAGACACATATCAATCCATACAGGAGAGAAACTTCTCAGCTGCGTTGTTTGTGAGAAAAGGTTCGCTTTGGAGCTGGAGCTCACGagccatgtgtgtgttggcgcGTCCTCACAGCTTCATCTAAGCAACGCTGAGGAACTGGGCAATGCCAACAAGTTGTTTAGCTGCTCTCGGTGCGGTAGAAGATTTGGCCGTAAGCACCAGCTGCAGGTACACATGAGGACTCACACGGGAGAGAAGCctttctgctgctcagtgtgtaACACAGGGTTTAGTGACAGCGAGTCTTTAGTTAAACACATGAGGATCCACACTGGACAAACACAGTTCAGCTGCTCAATCTGTGGGAAGGAATTTGCTTGGAGAAGATATCTGACAAAACACATGGAAGTCCACGCAAAGCAGAAAATCTACAGGTGCAGTATTTGTGACAGAGGATTCACTCGGATTTATCAGCTCAAGTACCATCAGTGTGCTGGTGGTCAGTCCTcacagctccacctgcagcaggcggaggagaacagagaggcagagcctccagccagcagctcagctcaacacatggagacagaagctgatggagaggactgtggaggaccaggaccagacagGAACCCACATCCACGTGGACCCTTAGAGGCCGAGGACCAGACTGAAGACTCCTCAGAGACCGAGACTGATGACAGTGTTGATGACCAGGAGGAGACCAGAGAAGCTCAGTCTGCTTTAAACTCTCTGAGATACACTGAAGTCTCGCAGACTGATACCGAAACATTTTACAACAACAACCTGCAGAAGAACCACGTAAGATTCATCAGTTCAGGAGAGAAACAGTTTACGGGAAGAGGAAGTGTGACGGCCCACACAGGGGGGACCGAGCAGGACCCAGAGCCCCCCCACattaaagaggagcaggagcaagTCTGGATCAGTGAGGCTCATATCACCGAGTTCCCACTGACTCCTGTccctgtgaagagtgaagatgatgaagaggaagctcagtcctcacagcttcatcacagacacactgaacacatggagacagaagctgatggagaggactgtggaggaccaggaccagacagGAACCCACATCCACGTGGACCCTTAGAGGCCGAGACTGAGGACCAGACTCTGGTCTCTTTTAAATCTGAAGACAGCGTTGACAGTGATTTCTGGAAGGAAACCAGAGAACGGCCATCAGGTTTAAACTCTTTGACAAATGAAGGTCGTGTTATGGGATGTTCTAAAGAGAAGGCGTCAGAGTCTCTGGAGCCTGAGAGCGACGACAGCGCTGACAGTGATTTCTGGAAAGACGACAGGAAACCTCAGTTACATTCAAAcccttttaaaaataatgacGTTTCTGAAAGTGAAATGGGAAGCGATGCTCTCAGGAAACCATACAGCTGCTCTGAGTGTGGGAAGAGGTTTCTGCACACGTGCAATCTGAAGAACCACATGAGATTTCACACTGGAGAAAAAGCgttcttttgttctgtttgtgggCAGAAATGTCTGTACAGGTCTCATCTTCAGATACACATGAGAacccacacaggagagaaaccattcaTCTGCCCAGTTTGTGGTAAAAAATATGCACATAAGGCAAGCATGCAGTCCCACATGATCATCCACACTATGGAGAAACAATACAACTGCAGTGTCTGTGACAAAGGCTTCGCTTGGTTCACGGAGCTGAAGTACCACCAGTGTGTTGGGGAGTCCTCCCATGAAAACCTGCACTGAGGGAAACCGTGTGGTTGCACAAAGCAGAACTCCGAAACACCGCATCCCTGCGCACAGTCGACAAAAGACTCATGTTGTTGTTGAGCAGTGGCAAGAAACAAActccaaagatgttcagtttagtGTTGTTTGCCAAAATAAAGCTGcacatcctcacatttgagatcAAGAATGcttcacattatttttctgtcaatccaCTAATCATTCACTTCAGTGTCATGTTGATTTTCTTCATTGAAATGAACAGTGTTTTACTGTAGATGTGCTCGTGTTAGCAGAAGGCTAACAGCTGCTGTTAACATGAAGAGATTAATAGCAGATACGTCTtcaatctatcaatcaatcaatctatcaatctttatttctaaAGTCTTGAGGTAAAGAGttcagaggaaaacatgtcCAAAGCAGATCACAGGAAACTTCCTgttgaatctttggtctctgaatgaaagagtttgttctgagctgctctttctggaaacagtctgagagaaacactgactgactgactgactgactgactgactgactgactgacagcacagACGGTTAAAACTATATGACAACATAAAAACCAGGAGGGACACAGTCTGACAGGAGGGTGTGGATATTGaagcagagaggggaggagcCAATATACAGGAAGTGAGTCACTGATCAGCTTCTGACTTTGTGAATTTGGTGTTGAACTTGTTTAAGTTGATTCTTAAAGATGGAGTCTAGTTTTTACCTCCTTTATAAACTTCAGctttaatatttttgataagGAAACAGTTGGCTGTTGTTTAACTCGGGGgggtcaaactcattttagttcaggggcccaGTCTGATCTCCAGTAAAATCAGcgtaataacctttaaataactccaaagtctctctttgttttagcatgttcacatttaatgaactctcTTTCTACAAAACATCACGAACCAGCTGAAGTCTTCCTGTCGGGCCGGATCGGACCGTCTGGTGGGCTGCTtctggcccgcgggccgtatgtttgacacccctggtttaACTGCACTGAGTTAAAGTTCTGCTTTCAGGTGTTTCTGCTACctgtgagggtggaggagggtggaggaggaaaacCTGAAGGacacaccttcctcctcctgctcctcctccacctcctgctcctcctcctcctcctcctcatcctcctgctcctcctgctcctcctcctgctcctcctcctccacctcatcctcctcctccccctcctcctcctcacacacctgaggcttcctcctcctcctcttccccctcctcctccccctcctcctcctcacacacctgaggcttcctcctcctcctcttccccctcctcctcctcctcctcctcctgctcctcctcctccacctcatcctcctcctcatcctcctcctcctcctcttccccctcctcctcctcctccccctcctcctcctcacacacctgaggcttcctcctcctcctcttccccctcctcctcctcctcctcctcctgct containing:
- the LOC139215733 gene encoding zinc finger protein 845-like translates to MSRFQELTELFRRRLLTAAQRGLSGPLDPTAPGYEEELQRQRKLLEVVLVPEIKLRRADVQQSVGAEEHVPCEQQGPPEPPHIKEEQEDPPEPPHIKEEQEEVWTSRQGEQLQGPEEAHITEFPLTPVPVKSEDDEEEAQSSQLHHRHTEHMETEADGEDCGGPEPDRNPHPRGPLEAEDQTGDCSEAETALSDKDWEDLDRKSFGCSACGKTFKHRGNLNIHMRTHTGVKPFSCSLCGKKFTQKAGLDYHVKTHTGERPFSCSICGKTFRHKGALTYHMATHTGVKPFSCSDCGKRFRGTSQLKIHKCVGESSQHHRGQSDKRQKPLSCSECEATFPNNYLLVTHMRMHKGKKLFTCTVCGQKRQFRSHLEIHMRTHTGEKPYSCSVCGKRFSQRGIMTQHMAVHSGVKPFGCSDCGRRFFWQFQVKKHKCAGESLQRRGAVLNGEDCGRPGSARDSDPQRYLKQGINEKMKSSFDTDDSTDIDFWKETRQHQSGFTYRRNKKVCVTNGYNAGERPSSCSDDTANTEQKSDDIVNVDFCKQTRQRPAALNLLKSDAGMKTFSSTEYQKRSEDCHTLQTHKKCPIGEKPFSCLFCGNGFATGGYLTRHISIHTGEKLLSCVVCEKRFALELELTSHVCVGASSQLHLSNAEELGNANKLFSCSRCGRRFGRKHQLQVHMRTHTGEKPFCCSVCNTGFSDSESLVKHMRIHTGQTQFSCSICGKEFAWRRYLTKHMEVHAKQKIYRCSICDRGFTRIYQLKYHQCAGGQSSQLHLQQAEENREAEPPASSSAQHMETEADGEDCGGPGPDRNPHPRGPLEAEDQTEDSSETETDDSVDDQEETREAQSALNSLRYTEVSQTDTETFYNNNLQKNHVRFISSGEKQFTGRGSVTAHTGGTEQDPEPPHIKEEQEQVWISEAHITEFPLTPVPVKSEDDEEEAQSSQLHHRHTEHMETEADGEDCGGPGPDRNPHPRGPLEAETEDQTLVSFKSEDSVDSDFWKETRERPSGLNSLTNEGRVMGCSKEKASESLEPESDDSADSDFWKDDRKPQLHSNPFKNNDVSESEMGSDALRKPYSCSECGKRFLHTCNLKNHMRFHTGEKAFFCSVCGQKCLYRSHLQIHMRTHTGEKPFICPVCGKKYAHKASMQSHMIIHTMEKQYNCSVCDKGFAWFTELKYHQCVGESSHENLH